One window of Triticum dicoccoides isolate Atlit2015 ecotype Zavitan chromosome 5A, WEW_v2.0, whole genome shotgun sequence genomic DNA carries:
- the LOC119299477 gene encoding calcium-transporting ATPase 10, plasma membrane-type-like: MESYLEENFGGVKGKNSSEEALRRWRKLCSVVKNPKRRFRFTANLDKRGEAQAIKHANHEKLRVAVLVSKAALQFIHGLKLRSEYVVPEEVKAAGFQICADELGSIVEGHDSKKLIIHGAVAGIAAKLATSPTDGLDTAEDSMQRRQDIYGINKFTESETRSFWVFVWEALQDTTLIILAICAFVSLVVGITMEGWPKGAHDGLGIVASILLVVFVTATSDYRQSLQFKDLDKEKRKIQVQVTRKGFRQRISIYDLLPGDVVNLAIGDQVPADGLFISGFSLLINESSLTGESEPVVVNEENPFLLSGTKVQDGSCKMLVTTVGMRTQWGKLMATLSEGGDDETPLQVKLNGVATIIGQIGLFFAVITFIVLSQGLISKKYHDGLLLSWSGDDALAMLEHFAIAVTIVVVAVPEGLPLAVTLSLAFAMKKMMNDKALVRNLAACETMGSATTICSDKTGTLTTNHMTVVKTCICGNIREVNSPQNASKLCSELPENVVRTLLESIFNNTGGEVVINQDGKHQILGTPTETAILEFAMSIGGNFKAKRAETKIAKVEPFNSTKKRMCVLLELADGGYRAHCKGASEIVLAACDKFIDETGAVTPLDKETAGKLNGIIDGFANEALRTLCLAYREMEEGFSIEEQLPQQGYTCIAIVGIKDPVRPGVRESVAICRSAGVTVRMVTGDNINTAKAIAHECGILTEDGLAIEGPDFREKTLEELLVLVPKIQVMARSSPLDKHTLVKHLRTTFNEVVAVTGDGTNDAPALHEADIGLAMGIAGTEVAKESADVIILDDNFSTIVTVARWGRSVYVNIQKFVQFQLTVNVVALLVNFSSACFTGNAPLTAVQLLWVNMIMDTLGALALATEPPNDDLMKREPVGRTGKFITNVMWRNIFGQSLYQFVVMWYLQTQGKTFFGLGGSDADIVLNTIIFNSFVFCQVFNEISSREMEKLNVLKGMLNNYVFMCVLSSTVVFQFIMVQFLGEFANTTPLTSLQWLASVLLGLVGMPIAVVVKLIPVGSS; this comes from the exons ATGGAGAGCTACCTGGAGGAGAACTTTGGGGGCGTCAAGGGCAAGAACTCGTCCGAGGAGGCGCTGCGGCGCTGGCGCAAGCTCTGCAGCGTCGTCAAGAACCCCAAGCGACGCTTCCGCTTCACCGCCAACCTCGACAAGCGCGGCGAGGCGCAGGCCATCAAGCACGCCAACCAC GAGAAGCTGCGGGTTGCCGTGCTGGTGTCCAAAGCTGCACTGCAGTTTATACATG GCCTCAAACTTCGAAGTGAGTATGTTGTCCCTGAAGAAGTCAAGGCTGCAGGGTTTCAGATTTGCGCTGATGAACTGGGGTCCATTGTTGAGGGTCATGACAGTAAAAAGTTGATCATCCACGGCGCCGTTGCCGGAATAGCAGCGAAGCTTGCAACTTCGCCGACAGATGGGCTTGATACAGCCGAGGACAGCATGCAGCGTAGGCAGGACATATATGGAATAAACAAATTCACAGAAAGCGAGACCCGCAGTTTCTGGGTGTTTGTGTGGGAAGCTCTTCAAGATACAACTCTTATAATTCTTGCTATTTGCGCCTTTGTCTCGTTAGTTGTTGGCATTACGATGGAAGGATGGCCAAAAGGTGCTCATGATGGTCTAGGAATTGTTGCAAGTATCCTCTTGGTTGTTTTCGTCACCGCGACAAGTGACTATCGGCAGTCGCTGCAATTCAAGGACCTGGACAAGGAGAAAAGAAAAATTCAAGTGCAAGTTACAAGGAAAGGTTTCAGGCAAAGAATATCGATATATGATCTTCTTCCTGGAGATGTCGTCAATCTGGCAATCGGAGATCAGGTTCCTGCTGATGGGCTCTTCATTTCTGGGTTTTCTCTTTTGATTAATGAGTCCAGCCTAACCGGCGAGAGTGAACCTGTTGTTGTAAATGAAGAAAACCCTTTTCTTTTGTCGGGTACCAAGGTCCAAGATGGGTCCTGCAAGATGCTTGTTACAACAGTTGGTATGCGAACCCAGTGGGGAAAACTAATGGCTACTCTCAGCGAAGGCGGGGACGATGAAACCCCACTGCAGGTCAAACTTAATGGAGTGGCAACTATCATTGGTCAGATCGGACTATTTTTCGCTGTCATAACTTTTATCGTCTTGTCTCAAGGGTTAATCAGCAAAAAGTATCACGATGGTCTGCTCTTAAGCTGGTCAGGGGATGATGCACTGGCAATGTTGGAGCATTTTGCTATTGCAGTTACCATTGTTGTGGTTGCTGTTCCTGAGGGATTACCCTTAGCAGTCACACTGAGTCTGGCATTtgcaatgaagaaaatgatgaatGACAAGGCACTGGTTCGCAACTTAGCTGCATGTGAAACTATGGGCTCAGCTACTACCATCTGCAGTGATAAGACAGGAACACTAACAACTAATCATATGACTGTTGTCAAGACCTGCATTTGTGGAAATATCAGAGAGGTTAACAGTCCTCAGAATGCGTCTAAGTTGTGTTCAGAACTTCCAGAAAATGTTGTCAGAACTCTTCTCGAGTCTATATTTAACAATACAGGTGGTGAGGTTGTTATTAACCAAGATGGGAAACACCAGATCCTTGGTACCCCAACAGAGACAGCCATATTGGAGTTTGCAATGTCAATAGGTGGAAACTTTAAGGCGAAGCGTGCTGAAACTAAGATTGCAAAAGTGGAGCCTTTCAATTCAACAAAAAAGAGGATGTGTGTCCTTCTTGAGCTTGCTGACGGAGGATACCGTGCACATTGTAAAGGTGCTTCAGAAATAGTCTTggctgcatgtgataagttcatagATGAGACAGGTGCTGTTACCCCTCTTGATAAAGAAACTGCTGGCAAGCTCAATGGTATTATTGATGGTTTTGCTAATGAAGCTCTTAGGACATTGTGTCTTGCTTACAGGGAAATGGAAGAAGGCTTTTCCATTGAAGAGCAATTACCACAGCAAGGGTACACATGCATTGCTATAGTAGGTATTAAAGATCCTGTTCGCCCAGGTGTGAGAGAGTCTGTTGCAATTTGCCGCTCTGCTGGAGTTACGGTGAGAATGGTCACAGGTGACAACATAAATACAGCAAAGGCGATTGCCCATGAATGTGGTATACTCACTGAAGATGGCCTGGCTATCGAGGGACCGGATTTCAGGGAGAAAACTCTTGAGGAACTCCTTGTGCTTGTTCCAAAAATTCAG GTAATGGCCCGATCATCACCGCTGGATAAGCATACACTTGTAAAGCATTTGCGCACAACATTCAATGAAGTTGTTGCTGTTACTGGTGACGGCACAAATGATGCTCCTGCCCTGCATGAAGCAGATATTGGACTTGCAATGGGCATTGCCGGGACTGAG GTGGCGAAAGAGAGTGCCGATGTCATCATTCTGGACGACAATTTCTCTACAATTGTAACTGTTGCCAGATGGGGGCGCTCTGTTTACGTCAACATTCAGAAATTTGTGCAGTTTCAGTTAACTGTTAATGTTGTTGCTTTACTAGTTAACTTCTCCTCAGCTTGTTTTACAG gaaatgcgCCACTGACAGCCGTTCAACTTCTTTGGGTCAACATGATTATGGACACACTTGGCGCGCTTGCATTAGCCACTGAACCACCCAATGATGACTTGATGAAGAGAGAGCCAGTAGGAAGAACAGGGAAGTTCATCACAAATGTAATGTGGAGGAACATTTTTGGGCAATCTCTATACCAATTTGTTGTTATGTGGTATCTCCAGACGCAAGGAAAAACCTTTTTTGGGCTTGGAGGCTCTGATGCTGATATAGTGCTGAATACAATTATTTTCAACTCATTCGTCTTCTGCCAG GTGTTCAATGAGATAAGTTCGAGGGAGATGGAGAAGCTCAATGTGCTCAAGGGCATGCTGAACAACTATGTCTTCATGTGTGTCCTCAGCAGCACGGTCGTCTTCCAGTTCATCATGGTCCAGTTCCTCGGCGAGTTTGCCAACACGACGCCTCTCACCAGTCTCCAGTGGCTCGCCAGCGTGCTCCTTGGCCTTGTCGGAATGCCGATCGCCGTCGTCGTCAAGCTCATTCCCGTAGGGTCTTCCTGA
- the LOC119299478 gene encoding protein misato homolog 1-like, translating to MREVVTVQVGGFANFVGSHFWNFQDELLGLADDPAADAAFRTAPLDMDVLYRTGETLQGVSTYCPRLVSVGSRGSLGSLSSSGAPSLSSAASDQLNVTTWSGNVTRSVEKPHGRNLFLQSLTEQEPNPSTSNGGNNSQKSVEDKDLVECLEKDVNFWTDYTKVQYHPQSLYEMYGSWTDFDKFDNFGTAREVVSEWSLMEEMNEKLRFFVEECDHIQGIQFIVDDSGGFSSIASTYLENIADDYTNTPVLLYCVRDPVTHGSSRNQRDTITRSLHDAVSLSKLSSFCSLMVPIGLPSLSQSSLSPFLSIQDAKPFHSSAISAAAIHSVTVPFRLQNAGPASNIAHSSGNIDMRELVHIISDQGRQNMVTALDVAMPAPSLKDGNDLWNMKSLHTLTPEISDDEEDPYSVESLVVHGVLRAGGHRASISQVKGSVCSAYEARDTKPKFSHLSVSPCPLPIPLPFPSIFRSNIGQHGEILSNHVEGTQTKGSLDVESIPMAARLRSSNAVLPFIERRSLSLQKFGIARGALGTQILRDWGFGREEMEDMGEHLSKMVRAFHPDGGLTSDSD from the exons ATGAGGGAGGTGGTGACGGTGCAGGTCGGCGGCTTCGCCAACTTCGTCGGCTCCCACTTCTGGAACTTCCAG gatgaGCTCCTCGGGCTCGCCGACGACCCCGCCGCAGACGCCGCCTTCAGGACCGCGCCGCTCGACATGGACGTCCTGTACCGCACCGGCGAGACGCTCCAG GGCGTCTCCACCTACTGCCCCCGTTTGGTATCTGTTGGTTCTCGAG GGTCTCTTGGTTCTTTAAGTTCCTCCGGTGCTCCGAGCCTGAGTAGCGCTGCCTCGGATCAGCTCAATGTCACTACATG GTCTGGAAATGTAACAAGATCGGTAGAAAAGCCTCATGGGCGGAACTTGTTTCTGCAAAGCTTAACTGAACAAGAGCCGAACCCAAGCACTAGCAATGGTGGGAACAACTCTCAGAAAAGTGTAGAAGATAAGGACTTAGTTGAATGCTTAGAGAAGGATGTTAACTTTTGGACTGATTATACGAAGGTTCAGTATCACCCTCAAAGCTTGTATGAAATGTATGGGTCATGGACAGACTTTGACAAGTTTGACAACTTTGGAACTGCAAGGGAGGTAGTTTCAGAATGGTCTCTAATGGAGGAGATGAATGAGAAGCTAAGGTTCTTTGTTGAAGAATGTGATCACATTCAG GGTATCCAGTTTATTGTGGACGATTCGGGAGGGTTTTCCAGCATAGCTTCTACTTATTTGGAAAACATTGCTGATGACTACACAAACACACCTGTATTGCTTTACTGTGTGAGGGATCCAGTTACTCATGGATCATCCAGAAATCAAAGGGATACCATTACAAGATCTTTGCATGATGCTGTTTCACTTTCAAAGCTTTCATCCTTTTGCAGTTTGATGGTTCCAATAGGACTGCCTTCTCTCAGTCAAA GTTCTTTGTCACCCTTCCTTTCTATACAAGATGCAAAACCATTCCACTCCAGTGCAATTTCTGCAGCAGCGATACATTCAGTAACTGTACCATTTAGACTACAAAACGCTGGGCCGGCTTCAAACATAGCACATTCATCTGGTAATATTGATATGCGCGAACTTGTGCACATAATATCTGATCAGGGTAGGCAGAACATGGTTACTGCTCTGGACGTAGCAATGCCTGCCCCTTCTTTGAAAG ATGGAAATGATCTGTGGAACATGAAAAGCCTCCACACACTGACCCCTGAAATCAGTGACGACGAAGAAGACCCATACTCTGTTGAATCATTGGTGGTTCATGGAGTTCTGCGTGCAG GTGGGCATCGGGCATCAATATCACAAGTGAAGGGCTCCGTGTGCTCAGCTTATGAAGCCAGAGATACAAAACCAAAGTTCTCTCATCTGTCAGTGTCACCCTGCCCGCTCCCCATTCCCCTCCCGTTCCCATCGATCTTCAGGAGCAACATCGGCCAGCACGGCGAGATCCTCAGTAACCACGTAGAGGGAACCCAGACAAAGGGCTCACTCGACGTCGAGTCGATACCGATGGCTGCACGCCTAAGGTCGAGCAACGCGGTACTGCCCTTCATAGAGAGGCGCTCGCTGAGCCTCCAGAAGTTCGGCATTGCCAGGGGCGCTCTGGGGACCCAGATACTGCGCGACTGGGGCTTcgggagggaggagatggaggacaTGGGCGAGCACCTGTCGAAGATGGTCCGCGCTTTCCACCCCGACGGCGGTCTAACATCGGATTCTGACTAA